Genomic segment of Peribacillus frigoritolerans:
GGAAAATGTCCCAATACGGATCATCCCAGAATGCATATCGTGTAAGTCTTCGATCTGCGTCATTAAGATTTCATGCTCATTACAGATTCGCTTTAATTGGGGCAGTAACTTTAAGCCATCCGAGGTTAAACTGATACCGGCACGTCCTCTTTCGAAAAGGAAAACCCCCCATTCCGTTTCTAAATCGTTAATCATACGGCTGATTCCAGACTGTGTATAGTCCAATGCTTCGGCAGCTTTGGTAAAGCTACCAAATTCTACTGCTTTGATAAATGCCATATATTTTTGGATATTCATGTCTCTTTCCTCCAATCATCTGGTTTAGTCATGGACATCATGAAAAACATTCGTTTTTGTAATACATGTGAATATGATAAGTTATTACTAATAAAAATTCAAATTGGGAAAGGAAAAGGTATTTAAGGATGTTTTTTGTGAGTGATATTATGGAAAAAGCACCAGACAGCTATAAGGCTCCACTACAAGAAATGGTCTACGAAGCATTGACAAAGTTACAGATTGCATTTGAACGAGTGAATACAGATGAAGCAATTTCAATGGAGGACTGTATCGAGATCAATCAAAAATTGAATGTGAAAATGGTAAAAACGCTGTTCCTCTGCAATAGTAAAAAGACAGAATTTTATTTATTTATCACTACCGCAGATAAGCTATTCAAATCAAAGGATTTCAGCAATGCACTCGGCATTTCACGCGTATCCTTTGCTCCTGCAGAGCTGATGGAAAATATTTTGGGCGTAAAAATCGGCGCTGCTACTGTATTTGGCGTTTTAATGGATAAGGGAAATCTTGTGCAGGTTGTCTTTGATAAGGATGTGCTTTTGGAAGAGTGGTATGGATGTAGCGATGGGACTACAACCGGATATATGAAAGTCAAAACAAAGCTGGTCGTCAATAACTTCCTAACCTATGCAAAGCACATTCCGACTGTGATTGAAATGTGAAATGCAGAAAAAGAATGTGATTAAAATGAAAAGTGCATATTTTATTTGAAACATGCGCACAAATCGGTGTAAGTATTGCCACCCTGCATATTATCGAGGTCTGTGATCGCTTATATTAAAAAAGGTTAAGAATCTACGAAATATAAGCTGTTTCGCAGATTCGTAGGAGAAGACGATGAAATCTAAAATTCAGTTTATATTATCAATGATTATTTTCGGTACAATTGGTTTAGTTGTTCGATACATTGATCTATCTTCGAGCGAAAGAGCTTTACTAAGCAGTTTCATAGGATGCTTATTCTTACTGTTAATATTCTTCATGAGTAAGAAGAAAATATCATGGAATTTAGTTAAATCTAATGCTTTATTTTTGATTCTCTCAGGTATTGCATTGGGAGGGAATTGGATCTTTCTTTATCAATCCTACGATCATACAACACTTGCCAATGCAACGCTAGGTTATTATTTTGCACCTGTGTTTGTGATGGTTCTTTCTCCCTTTGTACTTCGGGAACAATTATCCATTAAAAAAATTGTGTGTATTGGTGTAGCAATCATTGGTATGTTAATGATTGTAGGAGAAGGCGTGAGTGCATCCAAATCAGATGACATACTTGGACTTTCCTTTGGATTAATCGCAGCTGCATTTTATGCCGCATTATTGCTTTTAAATAAATTTATTGAAGATATTGGAAGGTTAGAGCTGACCATCATTCAGCTTGGAACAACCACTTTACTTCTAATGCCATATGTTTTCCTTACTGAAGGATTTGGTATCTTTGAAGTATCAAGTTCTTCCATTCCTTTTATTTTAATTTTAGGGATCATCAATACAGGAATTGGGTTTTGGTTATTTTTCTCTGGTATGGAAAAATTAAAAGGACAGAGTATAGCTATGCTAAGTTATGTAGATCCATTTGTAGCTATATTGATTTCTGCAATTATTCTGAAAGAACAAATGACAATTGTTCAAATGCTTGGTGGGGCATTGCTATTAGGCTCTACATTTGTTAGTGAAATTAAATCAGTCAACTTTTCAAAACAATTAATGAAAACACCAGCTGAATAACGTTAAGAAGTGGGAAGCATTCGTTTCCACTGTTTTATCTTAAGCATAGTATTACTCTAAGAAGAAGCATGATTAGTGTAGAAGAGTAGGATAAATTTATCTTACTTTTTTTGTTTTAGCAATTCTAAGTCTTAATAATAGCCCTTATGTAAATGCAGGTATAGAAGGTATATAATATGCTATGGATTAAAATTTAATATCCCACAATACAAGCTAATATTAGTCAGTCTTATTCCATTAAAGGGAGCGATTCTTTAATAAAGATCTCTTTTCTTAATGAACTAACGGGTGCGTTAGTTCTTTAACAGGGGGTGCTTCGGCAGCCTTTTGGGGGCAGGTTAGTGAAAGAGGGTTATGGTAAACTTAACTTATGGAAAATACAAAAAAGGTATTTTATATGAGACGAAATATTATTATTTTCATTACATTTGGAGTTGTTCTTCTATTATCGGTATTTTTATTTAATCATACTTTCTCTCGCTCTTATCATCATATATTTACGAAAACAACAGATTTAAGTAAAGAAAACATTGAAGGGTTATTTTTAAATGATGATTTTTATAGTGAAGCAATCACAAAAAGGTATGGGAAGAAAACAGAACAAAGTAGGAATGTAACAAATTATGATTATTTTGAGTTAAAGAAAGGAATTGAAATAGCAGTAAGTGAAACAGGAAACATTACGAGATTTATTATAACTAACAGTAGTTTAGAGACTATAAAAGGAATAAAAATTGGTGACAAAAAGGAAGATGTAATAAAAGTATATGGAAAGAATTATTATTTTCGCTCGGAACAAGGAGTAGATATTATCGGTTATGTAGATAAAAAAAGCGATACATCCATAGAATTCTGGTTATTTGATGGTAAAGTTGATATTTATAAACTTGATAATAAATCAATGAAGTGAAAGTAATTTATCGGATTGCTATTTATTTTCCACTTTCGGTTGTAATAAATGTGAATAATTGTACTTAAAGTAACGGTGCAGGTTAGTTGAAGAAGGATTTATATCCGAAGTTAAAGAATAACTAATGAATTACAATACTTATTTTGTTAATGGTGTCAGGTTCGTTTAAGAAAAAATTAAAAGGAGAACAACTTTGATAAAAAAAATCGATATAACTAATCCTAAATTAGCTGAGGAAGTATTAAACATTCAATTACCTTCTTATATGGTAGAGGCAGAGTTAATTCATTTTTATGAAATACCGCCATTAAAAGATACAGTTGACACGTTACAACAATCCGGTGAAACTTTCTATGGGTATTACTTACATGAAGAGTTAAGTGGAGTCATTTCTATAAAAGTTGAAAAAGGTGTAATCGATATACATCGTCTAATGGTTCATCCAACACATTTTAGAAAAGGAATTTCCAAAATGTTATTAGAATTCATTGAAAACAATGAGGAAGATATTGAAACAATAATAGTATCAACGGGTTCTAAAAATACACCAGCAATAAATTTCTATGAAAAAAATGGTTTCTCAATTACAGGAGAAACAAATGTGACAGAACGTCTATCTGTAACTTCTTTTAAAAAGAAAATTAAATATTAAATAAAGTCTTATTAAGCTATTAGGTGCGTTAGCTGAAAATCGGAGCTGTCTTTAAGGCAGCTTTTTCTTATTGAACAAACGGGGCAGATTTGTGAAAGAAGAAAACGAATTGATTGGTGTTGAATTAAATACCTAACTATATTTTTTTATCGCTGAGAAGGAAGAAATATTTAGACAGTTGGTCAGAATGAATAAGAAAAAAGAGTCGGCAAAGCGACCCTCCTCTAAAGTTCTACGTGTTTAACTTGTTAAATATTTATTCAACGCTTGTTGTAAAGTTCCTAATGTTTGTGCTTTATCATGTAGTCTAATTCCTAAGCGTACCATATTTCTAACCACTTCAGCTCTTAACCCGGTAATCACAGTGGTACACCCCATTAATGAAGTGCCGTCAATAATCTTCATTAAATGATCAATTACTTCAGGCTCCATTTCCATAATTCCAGATAAGTCAATTATCAATGTTTGAATACGTAATTTACCAATCTCCACTAAAACTTTTTCCTCGAGAATATTCGTTCGGTATATATCAACTGAACCAATTAAAGGTAAAATACATATAGTGGGTGTTATTGGTATTATAGGCACCGAAAGGTTTTCAACCAATTCTTTTTGAGCCATTATCAATTTATCTTTGTATTGAGAATATGTGATAAAAAAAGTATTTAAAAACTTGTCTACTTGATTATTAATTTGTTTTTCTACCGAAAAAAATTCTTCAGTTATATTATTCGTTACCATGTTAAATTCTTGTAGGTTCCTCCACAATGTTCTTCGAATGGCTTGTATCCACTCTAATTTGAAATATAAAGGTATTTCGTGTGTCGCCCAAGCTATACCTTCTTTTTTAGCAAATGATTGAAGTTCTTTTTCTTCACCCTTAATAATGTATTGAACCAGCTTGTGGGCATTATTTATCAGGTCAATATTACCAATCGTTAAAATTTCTTCAATTTTGTCTTTCACATTAAATGCTTCGTTTAATAATGAACCTTCAAAATCCTCTTTATTTTCTTGGATGAATTCCAATAATTTATATGTATCTAGTGACTCCTTCATAATTTAATCCCCCTTTTTATATATACCAAAAGCACAATTACCCATTTAATTTAATTTCTAAACCCGTTTACACTATAATCTTCTAATTTAAAGGGAAAATGATATTTATGTTAATTAATATATTAAGATTTCTACGTAAACTAACGGGTGTGAGTCCATAGGGCACGAAATGAGGCTATTATATGAGTGGTCTCTTTTTTTATTTGTTCAGCGAATCCTAAAGAAAAAGGGGAAAAAAATATTCGGAAATATAAGTGATCCACCACAAATCCCTTACTGGATAAACATGAGGTGATTTATAATGAGGATATTGATATTACGGAGTTAGTTAAGAAGGTTAGTCCAAAAATATGAGGCCGTTATAAAACAAAAATAAGCCCCTACTCAAAGCGAGTAAGGGCTTTTATTAATCCTTAACGATTACACTAACGATATCACTAAATTGAATGTACTTAAAGGAACTATCTTTCTTTTGAATGCGTAACTCTTTCGTGACAGGATGAATGTACCCACAATAACCATGCAATTCTTTTGGATTTCCCTTATTATGCAATCTGAAACTTATCGGTAAATGATATTCCATAGCATAATGAATGTTGTTTTCAAATTCTTCAACCTGGTATTCATCAAGGACTGGCTGTTTATTTAAGAAATAATCAACCTCACCTATTTTTTTATTTAAGGCTTTATGTTCTGGCATAATCAATGCTGCTTGCCATTTAACAAGCCCTCTATCACGAATTGTACTCATCAGAAAGTTTCCTCCTCTACATCCATTATACACGAACGAATGTTCTTGTTGGAGTCAAAAAAAAATTCCTTCCCCGATTATGGAGAAGAGTATTTTTTAGGGATGATCTATTGCCACAACCGCTGCCCTTCTTCCGCAGCCAATGCATCTGCCTTGGTAACATGAACAGTACCAAATGGATGGTGAGGAGGTGCATATATCGAGTAAAGTTTTAGCGGAACATTACCTGTATTGGTTAAATTATGCCATGTGCCAGCAGGTATCATTATTGCATAATCATCATAGACGTTTTTTACAAAGTTTAAATTATCCTGTCTATTACCCATTTGAACAACCCCTTGACCTTGTTCAACACGTAAAAATTGGTCAACGTTAGGGTGAATTTCTAAACCTATATCTTCACCAACTTTAAGACTCATCAATGTAACTTGCAAATGTTTCCCTGTCCATAAAGCGGTACGGTAGGTAGTGTTTTGTTTCGTAGCCTCATTGATATTCACTACAAATGGTTTTGGTCCATAATCTTTTACCTCAATATTATTTCTTCCGTTTGATGATTGTAAAAAACCCAATTGGTTAGCATTATTAACACACCAATAATCATGATTTCTTACATAGTTATACATTGGTACATTAACATAATAAGGATTTTGATATTGATAAGGATGGATATAAGGAATATAGTACATTTTTCTCAACCCTTCACAATTAATAAAATTATCATATGCACTAATTAAGTGAATGTACTTGAAACACAGCTATAAATAAAAAATGCCCCTACTCAAAGCGAGTAAGGGCTTTTCAATTTATCGCATTCAAAAACAAGGTGTAAACTTATGGTATACATATTATTCTTTTGTATTCATTCTACATAACAAAAAACCCTCTTAATTAAGAGAAAGGTTTTTTTGATGGTGTTTAAAAAGGATTATTTAAAGTGTATTCATTTAATTAACTTTTATTCATCCAACACACAAAAAAAGCCTACTCACTAAGAGGAGGGCTTTGAAAGATGGAGGTAGAGCGTGGGGATAGTACCGTAATTTTATTTTCTCCGTTCTTTTTCTTAATATTCATCCTACAGGAACCAAGACTGTTGAACTTGTTGAAGTTGCTGTTGAGCTTGTTCAAGCTGTTGCTGTGCCTGTTGGAATTGTTGTGGATCTGCATTACCTTGAGCTGATTGAACAGCCTGTCGTGCTTGTTGAGCCGCATTGATAGCTTGCTGATATTGTCGTTTCTGTGTCATTTTACATGTCTCCTACACCATTTTTGCTAAAGGCTAAACATCTAGTAATTATTGTGGACAAAAAATTTGAGATTATTCATTGGATTCCCCCTTGCACATAAACATTTAACAAAAAATAGCCCTTACTCAATACGAATAAGGGCTTATTGCTATTCAGCAAACAATTTAGTGAAAGTGGCTTTTCCAGCCTTCTTATCCGCAGTTATCCTTTTAGCTTTTTGGAATTTAGATATTGCTGATTCTGTCCCTTTTCCGAAGTTTGAATCAAGTGATCCAAGGTTAAATCCTTCCAAATAAAGTGCAGCCTGTAGGATCCAAGTAAGATTGCCTTTTGCACCCTTTTGGACAGTAACAACGGCAGCCTTAGTTTTAGCCCCCCATATCCCATCCACAACAAGCTTTTTGTTGAATTGTTTATTAAGTTCCATTTGTAACGCTTTGATAAGTGCAGTTTGGATTTCCGGACCATTAATTCCGTCCACAACTATCTCTGCATCATAACGGCTGTTTAACGTTTTTTGAATGGATCTGATTGTTTCGTCCCCTTTTTTCTTAGATGGTTCCTTAGTTATCTCTGAAGCAACCTCAGTCTTTGGAGGAACAGTAACAATGGTTTCAGTTTCTGTTTTAAATTTCAATGAAAGACTTGGCCTTTTACCTGATTGCATCTGTGAATAGGATAATCCCCCCGTCATTTCCAAGTGAGGATAATCTTTAAAGCCGGACCAATCTCCACCCCATGTAAAACCTAATTCTTTACCAATAGCTGCAACTCGTCTCCATTTTGTATTAATAGTCCACAATGCTGTTTTTCCGTCATTACTTACAAGGAAATAGTCAATTGCTACACCAAAGTTATGGAAAGACTGTCCTGGCTTTGCGTTGGTCACCTTTGGTTTGGCAAGATTGCTATAATTTTTACCACGGTAGCTATAATATAGTCGACCTTGACCATATAGTGCAGCTTGTTCTTCCATTGAGCGATGGCCAGCGCTGATTTGAGCGTAAATACCTTCTTTATAGGCACGTTTAATCATTTCTAATGCCGAGGCTTTCACAATTGAGTGAATACCAGAACCCATATTTTTAATTGACCGATCTAATAAAGTTTGCAATGATACTGTCATTTCTCATCGTCTCCTTTTAATTTAAATTCATAATAAAAAGCCACCTATTGGGCAGCTTATTTTGAAGTTCCTTCTCTTTTGGCAACTAACTCATAAAGTCCGGTTCCACCAAGACCAGCAAATGCCCCGGCCCATAACCTTAATACAATATCCATTTCTGTGAATGGAAAAGCAACTGAGCCTACTCCCAGCCCGATTACCAAGCTTAAGACTGGCAATACGTTGTTTGGTAAGGTAACCGTCTGTTTAACCACTTGAACCATTGCTGCTACGATTGGTGCCAATATAGTCGTAAAAATTAATACTTGTTGCATGACTTCGTTATCCATTATTTTATCCTCCAAACGAATTTAAGATTTTCGGTATATATTCAAATGCAGCTAACAATAGCCCTGGAGCAGAAAGTAAAGCTACGATAATCTTCTCTTGCTTTGATAACTTTGCTACTTTGACATCCTTTTCTGCTGCGATTTTGGTTAATTGAACCTGTCCTTTTACTTCTTCTTGCTTTTGATTAAGAGTAAGTAAATGCTGCAGCATAGTTTGATTTTGTGAAACCAAGATATCTTTTTGGGAACTTGACGCTTGCAATACTGTTTTTTCAATCTGATCCTGGCCCTGCTTGATGATTGTTATTTCCTTAATAACTTCGCCATAGTTCCTTTCTAATTTCGCTATACGCTGCTCATGATTCTCTAACCGTTGTGGCATGTCCATCTCCTCCAATGTCCACAACCCCCTTTAACATAAAATTCTCTCTATCTCTGTATGTCTAGGATGTTTTTGCATAATAAAAGCCGCCCACAGTTTGTGAACGGCTGGTTATACTTCTGATGTAGTTTCTTCTAATAGGTATCCTTCTTCAATCAGCATTCCTTGATAAGGTTTAGGGACATCTTTTAGTTTTTTCATATTGTTTTCAATCATATAACGGTATAAATTAAGCATTCTTCAACGCCTCCAATTCGATTTGTTGTTGCATAACCATCATCGCTAAATCGTTCATTTGCAAAAACAGAGACATAACCAGCACTCCCAGCTGATCAGTGCTTTGAAAAGTCGATACAAGCGAGTTACCCAAGTCTTTAATAACCTTTGGTTCCACAACCTTATCCAATTCCTCCGGGGAAACCCCTTTATTAATCAAGAATTCCCGCATTACATCCATTGGCTCCATTTAATCACCCCCCTAAGGCTTTCAAACGTTTATAGAACTCCGTCATAGATTGTATTAAACCACTAATATTTGTGGTATTGTCTTCAACTCTTTGTACGGTATCATCAAGAGCGTTCCGGATGTTCTTGGCAAAAGTTGCTTTCACGTTGTATGGCGTCACTGTGAACAGGTTTTTGTCTTGCACTTGATAGGTTACTGTATATTCGGCTGTAGCATCGAAATCTTTTTCGTCAATACGGGCATATCTCGAGCCTAACACAACCTCTTTATTAGGGTAAGATTGCAAAATATCCAAGAACCATTTATTATCCCTCACGCCATTTTTATAAATCGCCATAATTTTATTTGACCTATTATTTAATTTCCCTATAATTTCAGCGTTTATAAATTTGTTGGTTTGATAGGTTGTGATAATTGCCTTCTCCCTAACAATAACACCGGATCCAACTTCTATTTGTGTCAATCCACTTACTGTAATATCTCCCTCGACCTTATCTGATACGTCTTCAACCTTAGGAGTTACCAACAAATAAGATAATTTATAGGGCGTGAATCCTGGGGCCATATTCGCTGATACATAGGCCAATGTTTGTGTTGGCGCATCCGTTCCATTTCCGAGTGAACGCCATGCTGTAGGCTTCCCAGCTCCGTCGACGGTTTTTGCTTGCCATCCGTTAAAATAGGCTTTCCACTCATCACGCAAAGGCAAGTACGCTTGCCCGAAACCAGTCAAAACATTACTTGTTCGGATGTATAAAGAACCACCATTACCAGACCAAATATAATATGCGTTTTCAATCATAGTCCCACTTTGGGTCATTTTCTGACCTAAAAAATTATACATAATACTAGGGTTGTTATCTTTAACATTGGAATTTAGGAAGTAATTAACTCCAACTTCTTTGTAACCCGTTTGGTTTTGTGCGGACGTGGTGTTATTAAAGTTTAAAGAACCATCTATAAAAACGTCTTTTTCAACTAGTTTTTGGACTTTCCAAGCACCATCTTGTTTGAATAACCTATCCTTATTCGTTTCAATTTGTCCTAGCTTTGTTTGGGCGAATAAGTATGATGGGTTACGTGGGACAAACGGCCTTTCGACATTGCCAAGTGTTAACATCGGATTGGAAACGTTGTACGTTCCTAAAGTTGACCCAACATAGTTATCGTACCTAATCCAAATCTCTTTAACGTCTGAAGGAATAACAAACGATTTCGATTGCGGTTGTATAGTTTGGAAGTCAATAAACACTAATGTTGCCCCGTTGTCCATAGAGTCCCTGCGCACGGTCAACCTCCCACTGTTTGTTGCTGATAATGTATAGGTTTGGCCAGGTATAACATTCACTTTGACATAGCTATTATTATAGGGGCTTGTTGCCACCAACTCTAATGAATATGGGCTAATGATCCTCGCATTTGAATGTATCGTCCACTCATAGAATGGAGGGATAATATTGTCACCTTCTGCAATTACATAAGGATTTTGAATATG
This window contains:
- a CDS encoding prolyl-tRNA synthetase associated domain-containing protein codes for the protein MFFVSDIMEKAPDSYKAPLQEMVYEALTKLQIAFERVNTDEAISMEDCIEINQKLNVKMVKTLFLCNSKKTEFYLFITTADKLFKSKDFSNALGISRVSFAPAELMENILGVKIGAATVFGVLMDKGNLVQVVFDKDVLLEEWYGCSDGTTTGYMKVKTKLVVNNFLTYAKHIPTVIEM
- a CDS encoding DMT family transporter: MKSKIQFILSMIIFGTIGLVVRYIDLSSSERALLSSFIGCLFLLLIFFMSKKKISWNLVKSNALFLILSGIALGGNWIFLYQSYDHTTLANATLGYYFAPVFVMVLSPFVLREQLSIKKIVCIGVAIIGMLMIVGEGVSASKSDDILGLSFGLIAAAFYAALLLLNKFIEDIGRLELTIIQLGTTTLLLMPYVFLTEGFGIFEVSSSSIPFILILGIINTGIGFWLFFSGMEKLKGQSIAMLSYVDPFVAILISAIILKEQMTIVQMLGGALLLGSTFVSEIKSVNFSKQLMKTPAE
- a CDS encoding GNAT family N-acetyltransferase — translated: MIKKIDITNPKLAEEVLNIQLPSYMVEAELIHFYEIPPLKDTVDTLQQSGETFYGYYLHEELSGVISIKVEKGVIDIHRLMVHPTHFRKGISKMLLEFIENNEEDIETIIVSTGSKNTPAINFYEKNGFSITGETNVTERLSVTSFKKKIKY
- a CDS encoding STAS domain-containing protein, producing the protein MKESLDTYKLLEFIQENKEDFEGSLLNEAFNVKDKIEEILTIGNIDLINNAHKLVQYIIKGEEKELQSFAKKEGIAWATHEIPLYFKLEWIQAIRRTLWRNLQEFNMVTNNITEEFFSVEKQINNQVDKFLNTFFITYSQYKDKLIMAQKELVENLSVPIIPITPTICILPLIGSVDIYRTNILEEKVLVEIGKLRIQTLIIDLSGIMEMEPEVIDHLMKIIDGTSLMGCTTVITGLRAEVVRNMVRLGIRLHDKAQTLGTLQQALNKYLTS
- a CDS encoding YolD-like family protein, which produces MSTIRDRGLVKWQAALIMPEHKALNKKIGEVDYFLNKQPVLDEYQVEEFENNIHYAMEYHLPISFRLHNKGNPKELHGYCGYIHPVTKELRIQKKDSSFKYIQFSDIVSVIVKD
- a CDS encoding cupin domain-containing protein, which encodes MYYIPYIHPYQYQNPYYVNVPMYNYVRNHDYWCVNNANQLGFLQSSNGRNNIEVKDYGPKPFVVNINEATKQNTTYRTALWTGKHLQVTLMSLKVGEDIGLEIHPNVDQFLRVEQGQGVVQMGNRQDNLNFVKNVYDDYAIMIPAGTWHNLTNTGNVPLKLYSIYAPPHHPFGTVHVTKADALAAEEGQRLWQ
- a CDS encoding peptidoglycan-binding protein — encoded protein: MTVSLQTLLDRSIKNMGSGIHSIVKASALEMIKRAYKEGIYAQISAGHRSMEEQAALYGQGRLYYSYRGKNYSNLAKPKVTNAKPGQSFHNFGVAIDYFLVSNDGKTALWTINTKWRRVAAIGKELGFTWGGDWSGFKDYPHLEMTGGLSYSQMQSGKRPSLSLKFKTETETIVTVPPKTEVASEITKEPSKKKGDETIRSIQKTLNSRYDAEIVVDGINGPEIQTALIKALQMELNKQFNKKLVVDGIWGAKTKAAVVTVQKGAKGNLTWILQAALYLEGFNLGSLDSNFGKGTESAISKFQKAKRITADKKAGKATFTKLFAE
- a CDS encoding holin, translated to MQQVLIFTTILAPIVAAMVQVVKQTVTLPNNVLPVLSLVIGLGVGSVAFPFTEMDIVLRLWAGAFAGLGGTGLYELVAKREGTSK